The DNA window TGATAATACTATCTGGTAATTCTGGATCTGATATTGGATGACAATTATACCACGGCATTATTCTTTTGGCCAGAAGAAAATTACGGAATAGGGCAGCAATCATCAGATCATGcctgaaaagttttttaAATAGCGGTCTTGGTAAGCATGTCCATGCTATCGTATCAGTTATCGCCGTGAATATCCAATTCAACTCACCCAAAGGTGTTCTCCTGTCCGATAACATCCCCGGGATATGGACGTTGGGAGCATTCGCCCTGTAAGAATTTTTAGGGTCCGGATGACGTTCTGATATCGagttttcaaagaatatcTTGTACTTGGTATGTCTCAGCGATGACTGCATTAAAAATACCCTGACACTTATCTCTATAGGACAAGTCAAACAGCAGGTGAATAAATCTGCGGGCAGTTCGGGGACCATGAGCAGCAATTCATTAGACCTGCAGGATGCCAATTGGAAACATTCTGTATAGGCCGCAGTGGGAGACGGTGCTGCAGTGTCATGATTCCCTTCCTCGTCGTCTTTTATCCTTTTCTGTatgaatttttgaaagtttgtAACAATATTACCAGCACTGTTACAGTCCCAAACAAATATGCAAGGTGCACCCAGCCAAGTTTGTAAATCGTACAATGAAACCGGAATATATTGAGTGTACCCTCTATTGAAAACCCATATCTCACCAGAGGGAGTTGGCTGTGGTACACCATGACCATTGTAATGGAATAGAATCTGGTCATTCTTAGAAGTTCTTCTCAAAGAATTGCAAAACCGTTTCACGTCTTCGACACAGGGGTCCAAACTTTGTTTATACCTTGTTCTCAAGGACAACGTTTCGTACTGTGACTGCAAATTCTTCccaatttgttcaatggCCTTCTTGGAGTCCTGAAAATTAAGTGGATCCACCCACGCTTCGACTCTAGCACAGGGGTGTGTCTTCGTTACGTCTGGAGGGTCGACCCCAAGATTTAAGCACAACAGAAGTGCAGCACTCACAGTCTTTTGCCGGTCCTTCGTGATTTTCCAGTCAGTAATCGGTTGGTAGTAACCATCAGCATCCCTCTGTTTCACCTCTTCGGGAGTTGGGTTCCCATTCGTCTTATGTCTCTTATCGTCAAAGTAAAAGTAGAACTCCTCGGCAAGGGTctgcagaaactgctcaCTTTTGTACTGCTCCTCAAACCCATGCCTCATTTCGGCATTCAAGCCTCTCGGCGGCTCTGAACCGTACGTCACGGGCATGCTCGGTTACCGCTCTTCAGCTTGAGTGTACGTGTATTGGCTATCTCTCTTTTGGCTGAACATTTGCAATTCACTATTGTGCGGACAATACTATAGTTAAAGTGCAGAATAgcacttttttttcagtctttcattttcaatgTTTTTAGGGCTTCTGTTCAAGCCCTAGGAGATAGAATTTAGGGCTTATATTAAACCCTAAGTAGATAAGTTAGGGCTTCCATTCAAACCCTAAAGTTTAAAATTAGGGCTTATTTGCTTAAACCCTAGGGCTGGCAAGTTAGGGCTAcagtcttcaaaaaattaaagTTCTACACGAGAAGAGATAGAAAGTTATACATTGCGGTCACAGCTCATCGGCAAGCACTAGGTACAAGACAGTTGACTTATCGATTAGTTAAAGTCGGTGAGGGATAAATATCACAAAAGGGGCTCTCAAAAATGGCTATCTCTAACCAAAATCCATCGGTACTTTTGAAAAGGGTGCTCAATTTGACGGacaattcttttttcatACTGTGTATTGACAATCTTGCTCAAACATCACAGGGGATCGTTCAAGAAGTCATCCATTACCGAGATTCAGTAGAAGGTAACGTTAtatttgtttctttttgtaCTGCTGAGAAACCATCATATGCCACTCATTTTATTGATGTGACTGCCATCGGAGGCCTAGAGAAAGTGGTAGACCAGGTACATTCATACTTGCCATCCCCAAGAGGAACGGTCAAATCCAACAAAAAGTTTCTTATATTGATTGATTCGCTAAACTATATGCCGAGAACTAAGTTGGCACAGTTCATAAGTTCCCTTGGCTCCCCATACGCGATTATTTTAGCCACATACCACAGGGAGATGCTCGAATCGCACATGCATGTAACCCAAGAATATAACAACACATCCAATTATCCATCCGGTTTAGAATTGCTACAGTTTATGGCCACGAGCATTATCACTACGAATCCCATACTGCCTTCTACTCTGGACGACTCTGGTGAGTTGCACGACCAGCTGGACAGCTTGAGAATCCCGCGAGGGTTGAATCAACCGAGGTTTGAAATTACGCTGGTAAATAGAAGGAAATCAGGGAGGTCAGTTACTTACAATTTCTTGGTCGATACAGATACTCATCAATATGATCTAGCCACCAAGGAGAACGATACGAGTGCAGAGCAAGAAACGCCAGAAATGTTGCAGGACTTGACCACTTTCAACTTATCGACGTcgacaaaacagaaacaagcCAAGGAACAGGTAAATCTGCCCTTTTTGGAGGCTCAGTCGTTTGGGACTGGTGGGGCTATCGTTTATGAATACGAAAAGGATGATGATTATGACGAAGAGGATCCGTACGAAGATCCATTCTGATTTTGAGAAAGCATTTCAACAGATGCGCCCAAATACTTTGTTAATGTTATAGAAGCTGTTTATATCATGTATATTATGGAAGATGCCAGTTTGAACAGGTATTCACAGGTGCCTCGACGAATTCAAGTAGCTATACCAATGCGGCTCAATatcttttgtttcaaaCGCAGTAGTTTTGCCTTTATGGTTCTTTCAGCTAACACCTTatcagcttcttcaactgtaACTACCCTCTTGACTAGAAGATTGAAGATCATACCAAAAATCAAGCCCATGACAGTGGATGTGATGATAATGACATTGTAAGGCATACTGAAGTCAGGTGTGGATAGCGACAGAAGTAATGTTGCCGTTCTGATCTGATAATCAGTAGGGCTAACCACAGTTATGACCGCGGACTCAATCTCAAATCCATGATTGGCATCTGGTGGGTACTCGGCAAACTGGAGCAGAGTTTTATCGTACTGATACGATACCGCAAAAGATGTGAATGCTGGAATTTCAATTATGTATTCCAAATGTGTTGGTCTGGAGCGGTCGATTGCTGGAACGTAGTGCATCGATTGCATAATGT is part of the Huiozyma naganishii CBS 8797 chromosome 4, complete genome genome and encodes:
- the IKI1 gene encoding Elongator subunit IKI1 (similar to Saccharomyces cerevisiae IKI1 (YHR187W); ancestral locus Anc_5.48) translates to MAISNQNPSVLLKRVLNLTDNSFFILCIDNLAQTSQGIVQEVIHYRDSVEGNVIFVSFCTAEKPSYATHFIDVTAIGGLEKVVDQVHSYLPSPRGTVKSNKKFLILIDSLNYMPRTKLAQFISSLGSPYAIILATYHREMLESHMHVTQEYNNTSNYPSGLELLQFMATSIITTNPILPSTLDDSGELHDQLDSLRIPRGLNQPRFEITLVNRRKSGRSVTYNFLVDTDTHQYDLATKENDTSAEQETPEMLQDLTTFNLSTSTKQKQAKEQVNLPFLEAQSFGTGGAIVYEYEKDDDYDEEDPYEDPF